TTTCTGAACTCTATTATATATCTTACTCTAGCAGTAATCTAGTAGTAGTAGTGTAGTGAGAGAATCCATCTTCAGGCTCCTGCAGGCACGAAGTGATATACCGCTGCCTTTCTCCTGGTATCTTTATATTAGACGCTGGCTGCCTGGCGTGAGAACGCAACCCACGACGCGTTCGGCTCGCTCGCGATCGATCCGATTCGCTCACGAGCGGGTCAGTTCGCTCACAGGGTACGTCGCGAAACCGATCACCCGCCGTCCTCGGTTTGCGGGCCGACACCGGGTTTCAGATGAAATCGATCTTTCAGACCCTGACGAACTCGATATCTATGGCCTGAGGTTCTTCTCCCGAATCGTTCCGCCCGGTTTGCAACTACCTACCTCTCTCGCTTCCGTCCGGTTTAGGACTGTTCGACCGCCCGGATCCGACCTCCTCCTCGCAGCGCTCGTCTCCCACCCTCCTCCCGTTTCGGGCATTTCATCTGAAATCCGGTGTGGGTGTGGTGGAGGTGGTGCCCTGCTCTCGCCCATTTCATCTGAAATCCGGTGTGGGTGGGGACGAACCGCGCTCACGCATTTCATCTGAAATCCGGTGTGAGAGTCGCACCCAGTGTGCCGACGGCCCATCTCCAGCGGTCGGGACCACTCCCCGGTTACCCACCACTCGTGGAGGGAAAGACCTAAGGAAAATTCATCTGAAAGACGGTGTATGCCTTTGCACGCGGAGGGGACGGGGACGCTCGGCGAGTACGCCGCCGAGCACGGCGCGGTCGCCCACTCTCGCTCCAAGTCTCGCGACGATCCGCTCTCGGTGTTAGACGAAGAAGACCGGATCTTCGCGAACGAGGACCTGCTGCGGATCGACCACGTCCCCGACCAGAACAAGATCGTCGGCCGGAACAACCAGATCGAGACCGTCGCCCGACGGCTCAAGCCGACGATCACCGGCGGAACGGGCAAGGGGACGTTGCTGCTCGGGAAGTCGGGCTCCGGAAAGACGCTGGTCACCCGCTACGTCAGCCGCGAGGTCGTCGGCCGCGGCCGGGAGAACGACGTCCGGATCGGGCGGGCGGTGATCGACTGCGCCCAGCGTCGCTCGGAGGTCCAGACCGTGATTCACCTCGCAAAGAGCCTGAACGAACCCGAGAAGACCGGGATCACGATCCCCCACTCCGGGATCGCAACGGGGGCGTACTACGATCGGCTTTGGTCGGTCATCGACGAACTGTACGACGCGATCATCGTGGTCTTAGACGAGATCGACCGCCTCGCACCCCCTGACGACGTCGAGAACGTCCCGCCCGAGGAGGCCGACGACAGCAAACTCCTCATGCAACTCTCACGGGCGGGCGAGGAGAACGACGTCGACGCGAGCATCACCGTCATCGGAATCAGCAACGACCTGAAGTACGGCGATCGGCTCGACACCCGCGTCGAGAGCTCCTTTTCGCCCGACGAGATCGTCTTCCCGGCCTACGACGCCAACCAGCTCGGTGACATCCTCGAGCGGCGCCGCGACGCCTACCGCGAGGACGTCCTGACCGACGACGTCATCCCACTGTGTTCGGCGTTTTCCGCCCAGGAACACGGCGACGCGCGCCGGGCGATCGACCTCTTCCGGCTCGCCGGCGAGGTCGCAAGGGACAACGACGCCGCCCAGGTCACGGAGAATCACGTCCGGGTCGCGAACGACGACGCCGAGGTGACCCGGATCCAGGATCTCATTCGGGGCTGTCCCACGCAGGCGAAGATCGCGATCGCGGCGCTTGCGACCATGGACGAGTTCTCCGACCGCTCGGCGTTCAAGGCCACCGAGATGTATCGGGTCTACCGCGCGTTCGCCGAGGCGATCGACGCCAACGTCCTCGGAAAGAAACGCATCACCGACCAGCTGCGGGAGTACGAGACGCTGAAGATCATCACTATGACCCGAACCAGCGACGGCTACCGCGAGGGGACCTACCTCCAGCTATCGCTGCTCGACGATTCGAGTCTCCTGCTCCAGACGATCGGACTCGACGAACGCTGTGCGAACATTCCGATCGACGGACGGATGCGCCAACGGATCCGTTCGATCGTCGGATCGTCGCACTGACGGACTATTTTGAGACAAGAATGACCGATATATTTTTCATAGACTGGAAGAAAAACTCTGGCAATGGAGCATGACGGGGTCCGCGCGGAGACGCTCGAGCGGGAGGGCGTCCTGTCGATGAGCGAGCGCACGCGCGATATTGCGGCCGAGGACGTCTGCGTGCTCATCCCGACGTTAAACGAGGCGGCGACGATCGGTGACGTCATCGACGGCTTCCGCGAGCAGGGCTATTTCAACGTAGTCGTCGTCGACGGCGACTCCGACGACGAGACCCGGGAGATCGCCCGCGAGCACGGAGCACAGGTGTTCACACAGGCGGGTAACGGGAAGGGACAGGCCGTTCGAGAGACCCTCGAGTACGTCTCCGTTCCGTACGTGTTGATGGTCGACGGCGACGGCACCTACGATCCGGCCGACGCCGACCGCATGCTGGAGCCCCTCTCCCGTGGGTACGAACACGTCATCGGGAACCGCTTCGCGGAGATGGACGATGACGCGATGGCTGCCCTGAACGGGTTCGGGAACCGGCTAATCAACCGCTCGTTCCGGCTGATCCACGGTGCGGCCTACGAGGACATCCTCTCGGGGTACCGGGCGTTTACGACCGACTCGTTCGAGCGGCTCTCGCTCGATTCCGACGGGTTCACGATCGAGACCGAACTCGCCGTCGAGTGTGTGAAACACGGGATCGACACGACCGTCGTTCCGATCAGCTACAGCGCCCGTCCCGAGGACTCGGAGACGAACCTCCACCCGCTGAAAGACGGCGGAACGATCGTGCTGGCGCTGTACTCGCTGGCGAAGACGAACAACCCGCTGTTTTACTTCGGGAGTCTCGGTGCGGCGAGTATCGCCTCCGGCGGCGTCGTCGCGTCGTACGTCCTCTGGCAGTGGATCCAGTACCAGCAGGGCCACGAGATCCTGGCGGTCGTCTCGGCGGCGGCTATTCTGCTCGGGGTACAGCTGCTCATGTTCGGCGTGCTCTCGGATATGCTCGTGACGCTGCATCGCGAACAGCGCCGACGGCTCGAGCAGATCACACGCGAAGAACGCAGACGCGACGACTAGAACGGAAGCATCGACCGGACCTGCTGGACGACGCCGTTCGAGTGCTGGCGGCGGTACTCCTCGAAGGGCTCGTGGAGCGCGTTCAGAAGCTGCTGGCGCGAGTCGAACTGCTCCTGGCTCGTCTCCGCGAGTATCTCTCCGAGAGGGACGTCGTTTCCGTGGACGTCGTACGGGATCCGCTCGTGGCCGAGCTCGGCGTTGACGTCGTCTTTGGTCGCCGGAAACGTAAGCTCGGACTCTCGGAGGCGAGCGTCGAGGGCGGCGATGCCGAAATCGACGCTCTCCGGTTCGTCGTCGTCGTCGTTCGATGGTGGCCGGACTCCCATACGCGGTACGTAGTACGCCACATATCAAAACCGCTGCGGAGACGCTCGCCGAATCGCTCCGTGGTCTCGTCCGCGTGCCGATCCTCGACGAGCATACCGGAGGGCTGTGACGAGCCGCGGTCACCGTCCTCGACGGACTCCGGTGTTGCTTCCCCCGCCGGCGGCGATACGTCTTTGGGGCCCGCGCCGGAGTATTCGATATGGCCGAGTACACGACGGTTTCGATCCCGAAAGATCTGGCCGACCGCGTCGACGAGACGATCGAGGGGACGAGCTTCCAGAGCACCAGCGACCTGGTTCGGTTCCTGCTGCGCAGTATCGTCATCCAGCACCAGCGACAGGGCGAACTGACGGAGGCCGAGTTCGAGGAGATCACCGAACAGCTCCGCGGGCTGGGCTACCTCGAGTAGCGTTACTCCCGATCGCGGAGCGATCCCTCCGGCGCGCGGGCCTCGAGGATCTCGAGGGGCTGGCGTTCGCCGAAGCGATCGAAGGCGCCGAACGACGCCTCGTCGATCTCCCAGGGCGGGACCGCGACGAAGATCACTTCCGCGAGATCGTCGCGTTTGGTCACCTCCAGCTCCCTGACGGGGTGGGAGACGAACTGCCCCTGAGCCTGTCGAGCGGGCGTCGAGAGGTCGACGCCGAACACCGAGTTGACCGCGTTCCCGGGATCAGGGAGGAAAAAGTCCGTGAAGACCGGCGTCTCGGGGGGAAGCCCCGTGTCGCCGTCGAGCTCTCCTGCAGGCGTCACCGAGACGCCGGTTCGAACCCGGTCCGGATCGGCGTCGCTGGCCAGCTCGAGCAACACCTCGACCAGGGCGCGGGTAGCGTAGACCACGTTACCAGTACGCACGCCCGATAGTTAGCTGTATGCCCTGGCAGTACTAGAAC
This genomic window from Natronococcus occultus SP4 contains:
- the aglJ gene encoding S-layer glycoprotein N-glycosyltransferase AglJ, which gives rise to MEHDGVRAETLEREGVLSMSERTRDIAAEDVCVLIPTLNEAATIGDVIDGFREQGYFNVVVVDGDSDDETREIAREHGAQVFTQAGNGKGQAVRETLEYVSVPYVLMVDGDGTYDPADADRMLEPLSRGYEHVIGNRFAEMDDDAMAALNGFGNRLINRSFRLIHGAAYEDILSGYRAFTTDSFERLSLDSDGFTIETELAVECVKHGIDTTVVPISYSARPEDSETNLHPLKDGGTIVLALYSLAKTNNPLFYFGSLGAASIASGGVVASYVLWQWIQYQQGHEILAVVSAAAILLGVQLLMFGVLSDMLVTLHREQRRRLEQITREERRRDD
- a CDS encoding ribbon-helix-helix domain-containing protein codes for the protein MAEYTTVSIPKDLADRVDETIEGTSFQSTSDLVRFLLRSIVIQHQRQGELTEAEFEEITEQLRGLGYLE
- a CDS encoding AAA family ATPase — translated: MPLHAEGTGTLGEYAAEHGAVAHSRSKSRDDPLSVLDEEDRIFANEDLLRIDHVPDQNKIVGRNNQIETVARRLKPTITGGTGKGTLLLGKSGSGKTLVTRYVSREVVGRGRENDVRIGRAVIDCAQRRSEVQTVIHLAKSLNEPEKTGITIPHSGIATGAYYDRLWSVIDELYDAIIVVLDEIDRLAPPDDVENVPPEEADDSKLLMQLSRAGEENDVDASITVIGISNDLKYGDRLDTRVESSFSPDEIVFPAYDANQLGDILERRRDAYREDVLTDDVIPLCSAFSAQEHGDARRAIDLFRLAGEVARDNDAAQVTENHVRVANDDAEVTRIQDLIRGCPTQAKIAIAALATMDEFSDRSAFKATEMYRVYRAFAEAIDANVLGKKRITDQLREYETLKIITMTRTSDGYREGTYLQLSLLDDSSLLLQTIGLDERCANIPIDGRMRQRIRSIVGSSH
- a CDS encoding DUF5789 family protein, whose product is MGVRPPSNDDDDEPESVDFGIAALDARLRESELTFPATKDDVNAELGHERIPYDVHGNDVPLGEILAETSQEQFDSRQQLLNALHEPFEEYRRQHSNGVVQQVRSMLPF